In Micromonospora sp. WMMD980, the following are encoded in one genomic region:
- a CDS encoding fatty acyl-AMP ligase — MTDTITTTTSPDLATMLARRAAETPDTVAYSMVRPTGRPRDDELTYGDLEIAARARAAAMADLDLGGRTAVMLYPSGLEFPRALLGAQLARVRAAPVKVPNRRSGLRRVRAVADDAGATTILTTVAVREQLLAQFGDAPELSGLSWLCTDDIADEVASAWSPRIIVPDDVAMLQYTSGSTGMPKGVVVSHRNFCANAEDLARRWPVTDGGRVVSWLPLFHDMGLLFGIVMPLWSGAPAHLMAPDDFVRRPLGWLEAIAELRGTHTAAPNLAYELCARAAADARPDLDLSCLRATISGSEPVRWDTVQRFATAFAPYGLEWRSISPGYGLAENTLKVSGSRSTDPPRARWLSASALADRKVVGVAPGDPDATPVVSCGPADGLTEVTIVDPGSRTRCPDETIGEIWVSGPCVAQGYWQRPVETAETFEATIADGDPALRYLRTGDLGFVSDGELFVAGRLKDVIIRFGRNYYPQDLEQTTETCAPGLQPSCSAAFAVDGGATENLVVVVEVNGRILRDTPAEQLTGTIRTTVEARHGIPVAEVVLIRRGTLPRTTSGKVQRRACRAAYLDGTLARIGTGS, encoded by the coding sequence ATGACCGACACGATCACGACGACCACGTCGCCCGACCTGGCCACGATGCTGGCCCGGCGGGCGGCGGAGACGCCGGACACGGTGGCGTACTCGATGGTCCGGCCCACCGGCCGCCCGCGGGACGACGAGCTGACGTACGGCGACCTGGAGATCGCCGCCCGGGCCCGGGCGGCCGCCATGGCCGACCTCGACCTCGGCGGACGGACGGCGGTGATGCTCTACCCGTCCGGTCTCGAGTTCCCCCGGGCGTTGCTGGGCGCCCAACTGGCCCGGGTACGCGCCGCTCCGGTGAAGGTGCCCAACCGGCGCAGCGGCCTGCGGCGGGTGCGGGCGGTCGCGGACGACGCGGGGGCGACCACGATCCTCACCACGGTGGCGGTCCGGGAGCAGCTTCTCGCGCAGTTCGGGGACGCGCCGGAGTTGTCCGGCCTGTCCTGGCTGTGCACCGACGACATCGCGGACGAGGTCGCCTCGGCCTGGTCGCCGCGGATCATCGTGCCGGACGACGTCGCGATGCTGCAGTACACCTCGGGCTCGACCGGCATGCCCAAGGGCGTGGTGGTGAGCCACCGCAACTTCTGCGCGAACGCCGAGGACCTGGCCCGGCGCTGGCCGGTCACCGACGGCGGCCGGGTGGTCTCCTGGCTGCCGCTCTTCCACGACATGGGGCTGCTGTTCGGCATCGTGATGCCGTTGTGGTCGGGGGCGCCGGCGCACCTGATGGCGCCGGACGACTTCGTCCGCCGCCCGCTGGGTTGGCTGGAGGCGATCGCGGAGCTGCGCGGCACGCACACCGCCGCGCCGAACCTGGCCTACGAGCTGTGCGCGCGGGCGGCCGCCGACGCCCGGCCCGACCTGGACCTGTCCTGCCTGCGGGCGACGATCAGCGGGTCGGAGCCGGTGCGGTGGGACACGGTGCAGCGGTTCGCCACGGCGTTCGCGCCGTACGGGCTCGAGTGGCGGTCGATCAGCCCCGGCTACGGTTTGGCCGAGAACACGTTGAAGGTCTCGGGCAGCCGGTCGACCGACCCGCCCCGGGCGCGGTGGCTCTCCGCCTCGGCGCTCGCCGACCGGAAGGTCGTCGGGGTGGCACCGGGCGACCCGGACGCGACGCCTGTGGTCAGCTGCGGCCCGGCCGACGGGCTGACCGAGGTGACGATCGTCGACCCGGGCAGCCGCACGCGCTGCCCGGACGAGACGATCGGCGAGATCTGGGTGTCCGGCCCCTGCGTGGCGCAGGGCTACTGGCAACGCCCGGTCGAGACCGCCGAGACGTTCGAGGCGACGATCGCCGACGGCGATCCGGCGTTGCGCTACCTGCGCACCGGCGACCTCGGCTTCGTCTCCGACGGCGAGCTGTTCGTCGCCGGCCGCCTCAAGGACGTCATCATCCGGTTCGGCCGCAACTACTATCCGCAGGACCTCGAGCAGACCACCGAGACCTGCGCCCCCGGTCTGCAACCGTCGTGCTCGGCCGCCTTCGCGGTGGACGGCGGCGCCACCGAGAACCTGGTCGTGGTGGTGGAGGTGAACGGCCGGATCCTGCGGGACACCCCGGCCGAGCAGCTCACCGGGACCATCCGGACGACGGTGGAGGCGCGGCACGGCATCCCGGTCGCCGAGGTCGTGCTCATCCGCCGCGGCACGCTGCCCCGCACCACCAGCGGCAAGGTGCAGCGGCGGGCCTGCCGGGCCGCCTACCTCGACGGCACGCTGGCCCGGATCGGGACCGGCTCGTGA